One Euwallacea fornicatus isolate EFF26 chromosome 22, ASM4011564v1, whole genome shotgun sequence genomic region harbors:
- the stum gene encoding protein stum isoform X1: MRTPEHQARPRGGKNLESELNMHYLSPGAFTVLPLDSENLPDPPPAPPPYRLPVTTKRFKHASFAIIGEASPNNSRSGSPTGRVSPFRGHGFNPSGSRHVSPTASPVPPPEGDKNNHPPSKIPKPRGTGKPDRKPSTGAVFGEKVSHMKFNKQTSRSLTNLEDRARRPPASPRKALKGAYKQLSPIQGSSPEPSQSMSSPARAPNGGKSRSTPGSRFASPTREGVNGPPRSRSKPNLPKTRDSSPVSSSPSKTPRCKKYAHVQAKINSHNTTKSKQKSGMESSDFSEDSGSPRKKVNSRKNSFNRTSSRANLLPTGKNYTSDSSVSDAVDSGRSKPRVNHNPASPVKTSTPATPKSKKEQKLPVQRKPSFKSSKQDLKQSAESSDDVVTAPSPSKKIGPQKTNLKEKARESSEERDAAPSALDVVSSTTNTVTKPLNIETPKLGRTKPVSPIIDGRVLSATSVSQAINKMNDTVLNTQTLIKDSGLNNRFSTPASAPKLESSEDEDEQENKGQLSPSKTTNKTANINLTNTHQKEPREIDPAHLKPLSPLPANHNHSNNNNHVTTIGLGHARAIEREVQNNMGRFNMGSKESSLDGTPVSKMSVNDRIREARTVIADDVKPIQIHVREKPSEVEVQSGNVGQHFGVANGINNERPRFSAKEAIFDPITQFFRGVVRSLPPSSQQQAPPEDQTTKEEPPKGRCRRFLSNFVKVVTCASCAALSYKCCPSCCKASKDGEVAERTVDGESVGCCGRLANKFKKSSNREQVRINVEDEDDPKPTCWQKLCCSSCSPCCKRNKVRDCCSLGRKKDSWSARDEDKPKCCSKEACKSFFWSVFCCGCCRRKEDLPSSAAMRKESMASSKKKSLTPTSVPPPEDKTPKIDASLVEHNSHMKAAIPVLPVWLAWFCCVMNCIGPGTGTVFSGMFCLCIGKPRFSQNDGPKPRIGAFIIDLVIGFSQFFTVLFCLVGWGWSIWWGVIMVKIARKHKKLKHLERLEEAAGKPHSLAGQNKRDAERGRT; encoded by the exons actTCCAGTCACCACGAAAAGATTCAAACACGCTTCCTTCGCCATCATAGGAGAGGCTTCCCCCAACAACTCCCGCAGTGGCTCCCCCACGGGAAGGGTGAGCCCCTTCAGAGGTCACGGGTTCAATCCTTCAGGGTCCCGACATGTCAGCCCAACTGCCTCTCCGGTACCACCCCCTGAAGGCGACAAAAACAACCACCCCCCTTCGAAGATCCCCAAGCCTAGAGGTACTGGAAAACCCGATAGAAAACCCTCAACAGGCGCCGTATTTGGAGAAAAAGTCTCGCATATGAAGTTTAATAAGCAGACCAGTCGAAGCTTGACCAATTTGGAAGATAGGGCCAGGAGGCCCCCTGCGAGCCCTAGAAAAGCATTGAAAGGAGCGTACAAGCAATTGAGCCCCATTCAAGGGTCCAGTCCTGAACCGAGTCAGTCCATGTCTTCCCCTGCTAGAGCCCCTAATGGGGGGAAAAGTAGGAGCACTCCGGGGAGCCGCTTTGCTTCCCCTACAAGAGAAGGGGTTAATGGCCCTCCTAGAAGCCGTTCGAAGCCTAATTTACCTAAAACAAGGGATTCCAGTCCAGTTTCGTCTTCTCCATCGAAAACGCCAAGGTGTAAGAAGTATGCACATGTGCAGGCTAAAATTAACAGTCACAACACCACCAAATCAAAGCAGAAATCAGGGATGGAATCCAGTGATTTTTCGGAGGACAGTGGCAGTCCCAGGAAGAAAGTGAATTCgcgaaaaaactcttttaacaGAACTAGTTCGCGTGCAAATTTGCTACCGACCGGTAAAAACTACACTAGTGACAGTAGTGTTAGTGATGCAGTGGACTCCGGTAGATCCAAACCTCGTGTGAACCACAACCCCGCTTCACCAGTGAAAACCTCAACTCCAGCCACCCCGAAATCCAAGAAAGAGCAGAAACTCCCGGTTCAAAGAAAACCCTCATTCAAGAGCAGCAAGCAGGATTTGAAGCAATCAGCGGAGTCTTCAGACGATGTTGTTACAGCTCCATCTCCAAGTAAGAAAATTGGGCCACAGAAAACCAATCTCAAGGAAAAAGCCCGGGAATCATCTGAAGAGAGGGATGCAGCTCCATCAGCTTTAGATGTAGTGTCCAGCACTACCAATACTGTGACCAAGCCATTGAACATCGAGACTCCGAAATTAGGTAGAACCAAACCCGTTTCTCCCATAATCGATGGGAGGGTATTGAGTGCCACCAGCGTCAGTCAGGCCATCAACAAAATGAATGATACGGTCTTGAATACTCAAACATTGATTAAAGATAGTGGGTTGAACAACAGATTTTCCACACCTGCGTCTGCACCAAAACTGGAATCAAGTGAAGATGAAGATGAACAGGAGAATAAAGGGCAACTATCCCCGTCAAAAACCACCAACAAAACTGCCAATATAAATCTCACCAACACCCATCAAAAGGAGCCAAGAGAGATTGATCCAGCTCATCTGAAACCTTTGAGTCCATTGCCGGCTAACCACAATCACTCCAATAACAACAACCATGTGACTACCATCGGGTTGGGTCATGCCAGGGCCATAGAGAGGGAAGTGCAGAATAATATGGGCAGGTTCAACATGGGGTCCAAGGAGTCCAGCCTTGATGGTACTCCTGTTAGTAAGATGTCTGTCAATGATAGGATCAGGGAGGCTCGCACTGTTATTGCCGATGATGTTAAGCCCATTCAGATCCATGTAAGGGAGAAGCCTTCAGAGGTGGAGGTGCAGAGTGGTAATGTAGGGCAGCATTTTGGCGTGGCCAATGGGATTAATAATGAAAGACCTAG attcaGCGCTAAAGAGGCCATCTTCGACCCTATAACGCAATTCTTTAGGGGCGTGGTAAGGAG TTTGCCGCCCTCGTCCCAGCAACAAGCACCTCCAGAGGATCAAACCACCAAGGAGGAACCCCCGAAGGGGAGATGTCGAAGGTTCTTGAGCAACTTCGTAAAGGTCGTAACCTGTGCCAGTTGTGCGGCTCTCAGCTACAAGTGCTGTCCCAGCTGCTGCAAAGCTTCGAAAGATGGAGAGGTAGCCGAGAGGACCGTAGACGGAGAGAGCGTGGGGTGTTGTGGCAGACTGGCTAATAAGTTTAAGAAGAGCTCGAATAG GGAACAAGTGCGGATCAACGTCGAAGACGAAGATGACCCAAAACCAACTTGTTGGCAAAAACTCTGTTGCAGCAGCTGCTCCCCTTGCTGCAAGAGAAATAAAGTACGAGACTGCTGTTCTTTGGGCAGGAAAAAGGACAGTTGGAGCGCCCGAGATGAAGACAA GCCAAAATGTTGTTCAAAAGAAGCCTGCAAAAGCTTCTTCTGGTCCGTATTTTGCTGCGGCTGTTGCCGGAGGAAAGAAGACCTGCCGTCTAGTGCTGCAATGCGGAAAGAGTCGATGGCCAGCAGTAAAAAGAAGAGTTTGACCCCTACGAGTGTACCTCCACCTGAGGATAAGACACCGAAGATCGATGCCAGTTTAGTGGAACATAATTCACATATGAAGGCCGCTATTCCAGTACTTCCAGTATGGCTAGCATGGTTTTGCTGCGTGATGAATTGTATTGGGCCTGGAACAG GTACAGTTTTCAGCGGAATGTTCTGCCTTTGCATCGGAAAACCGAGATTCTCTCAAAACGACGGCCCAAAGCCGAGAATCGGGGCCTTTATTATTGACCTCGTCATCGGGTTCAGTCAGTTTTTCACTGTCCTTTTCTGCCTGGTGGGCTGGGGTTGGTCCATATGGTGGGGAGTCATCATGGTCAAAATTGCAA gaaaacacaaaaaattgaaacatctgGAAAGGCTGGAAGAAGCTGCAGGGAAACCGCATTCATTAGCCGGGCAGAACAAACGAGACGCAGAAAGAGGGAGAACATGA
- the stum gene encoding protein stum isoform X2, producing MRTPEHQARPRGGKNLESELNMHYLSPGAFTVLPLDSENLPDPPPAPPPYRLPVTTKRFKHASFAIIGEASPNNSRSGSPTGRVSPFRGHGFNPSGSRHVSPTASPVPPPEGDKNNHPPSKIPKPRGTGKPDRKPSTGAVFGEKVSHMKFNKQTSRSLTNLEDRARRPPASPRKALKGAYKQLSPIQGSSPEPSQSMSSPARAPNGGKSRSTPGSRFASPTREGVNGPPRSRSKPNLPKTRDSSPVSSSPSKTPRCKKYAHVQAKINSHNTTKSKQKSGMESSDFSEDSGSPRKKVNSRKNSFNRTSSRANLLPTGKNYTSDSSVSDAVDSGRSKPRVNHNPASPVKTSTPATPKSKKEQKLPVQRKPSFKSSKQDLKQSAESSDDVVTAPSPSKKIGPQKTNLKEKARESSEERDAAPSALDVVSSTTNTVTKPLNIETPKLGRTKPVSPIIDGRVLSATSVSQAINKMNDTVLNTQTLIKDSGLNNRFSTPASAPKLESSEDEDEQENKGQLSPSKTTNKTANINLTNTHQKEPREIDPAHLKPLSPLPANHNHSNNNNHVTTIGLGHARAIEREVQNNMGRFNMGSKESSLDGTPVSKMSVNDRIREARTVIADDVKPIQIHVREKPSEVEVQSGNVGQHFGVANGINNERPSLPPSSQQQAPPEDQTTKEEPPKGRCRRFLSNFVKVVTCASCAALSYKCCPSCCKASKDGEVAERTVDGESVGCCGRLANKFKKSSNREQVRINVEDEDDPKPTCWQKLCCSSCSPCCKRNKVRDCCSLGRKKDSWSARDEDKPKCCSKEACKSFFWSVFCCGCCRRKEDLPSSAAMRKESMASSKKKSLTPTSVPPPEDKTPKIDASLVEHNSHMKAAIPVLPVWLAWFCCVMNCIGPGTGTVFSGMFCLCIGKPRFSQNDGPKPRIGAFIIDLVIGFSQFFTVLFCLVGWGWSIWWGVIMVKIARKHKKLKHLERLEEAAGKPHSLAGQNKRDAERGRT from the exons actTCCAGTCACCACGAAAAGATTCAAACACGCTTCCTTCGCCATCATAGGAGAGGCTTCCCCCAACAACTCCCGCAGTGGCTCCCCCACGGGAAGGGTGAGCCCCTTCAGAGGTCACGGGTTCAATCCTTCAGGGTCCCGACATGTCAGCCCAACTGCCTCTCCGGTACCACCCCCTGAAGGCGACAAAAACAACCACCCCCCTTCGAAGATCCCCAAGCCTAGAGGTACTGGAAAACCCGATAGAAAACCCTCAACAGGCGCCGTATTTGGAGAAAAAGTCTCGCATATGAAGTTTAATAAGCAGACCAGTCGAAGCTTGACCAATTTGGAAGATAGGGCCAGGAGGCCCCCTGCGAGCCCTAGAAAAGCATTGAAAGGAGCGTACAAGCAATTGAGCCCCATTCAAGGGTCCAGTCCTGAACCGAGTCAGTCCATGTCTTCCCCTGCTAGAGCCCCTAATGGGGGGAAAAGTAGGAGCACTCCGGGGAGCCGCTTTGCTTCCCCTACAAGAGAAGGGGTTAATGGCCCTCCTAGAAGCCGTTCGAAGCCTAATTTACCTAAAACAAGGGATTCCAGTCCAGTTTCGTCTTCTCCATCGAAAACGCCAAGGTGTAAGAAGTATGCACATGTGCAGGCTAAAATTAACAGTCACAACACCACCAAATCAAAGCAGAAATCAGGGATGGAATCCAGTGATTTTTCGGAGGACAGTGGCAGTCCCAGGAAGAAAGTGAATTCgcgaaaaaactcttttaacaGAACTAGTTCGCGTGCAAATTTGCTACCGACCGGTAAAAACTACACTAGTGACAGTAGTGTTAGTGATGCAGTGGACTCCGGTAGATCCAAACCTCGTGTGAACCACAACCCCGCTTCACCAGTGAAAACCTCAACTCCAGCCACCCCGAAATCCAAGAAAGAGCAGAAACTCCCGGTTCAAAGAAAACCCTCATTCAAGAGCAGCAAGCAGGATTTGAAGCAATCAGCGGAGTCTTCAGACGATGTTGTTACAGCTCCATCTCCAAGTAAGAAAATTGGGCCACAGAAAACCAATCTCAAGGAAAAAGCCCGGGAATCATCTGAAGAGAGGGATGCAGCTCCATCAGCTTTAGATGTAGTGTCCAGCACTACCAATACTGTGACCAAGCCATTGAACATCGAGACTCCGAAATTAGGTAGAACCAAACCCGTTTCTCCCATAATCGATGGGAGGGTATTGAGTGCCACCAGCGTCAGTCAGGCCATCAACAAAATGAATGATACGGTCTTGAATACTCAAACATTGATTAAAGATAGTGGGTTGAACAACAGATTTTCCACACCTGCGTCTGCACCAAAACTGGAATCAAGTGAAGATGAAGATGAACAGGAGAATAAAGGGCAACTATCCCCGTCAAAAACCACCAACAAAACTGCCAATATAAATCTCACCAACACCCATCAAAAGGAGCCAAGAGAGATTGATCCAGCTCATCTGAAACCTTTGAGTCCATTGCCGGCTAACCACAATCACTCCAATAACAACAACCATGTGACTACCATCGGGTTGGGTCATGCCAGGGCCATAGAGAGGGAAGTGCAGAATAATATGGGCAGGTTCAACATGGGGTCCAAGGAGTCCAGCCTTGATGGTACTCCTGTTAGTAAGATGTCTGTCAATGATAGGATCAGGGAGGCTCGCACTGTTATTGCCGATGATGTTAAGCCCATTCAGATCCATGTAAGGGAGAAGCCTTCAGAGGTGGAGGTGCAGAGTGGTAATGTAGGGCAGCATTTTGGCGTGGCCAATGGGATTAATAATGAAAGACCTAG TTTGCCGCCCTCGTCCCAGCAACAAGCACCTCCAGAGGATCAAACCACCAAGGAGGAACCCCCGAAGGGGAGATGTCGAAGGTTCTTGAGCAACTTCGTAAAGGTCGTAACCTGTGCCAGTTGTGCGGCTCTCAGCTACAAGTGCTGTCCCAGCTGCTGCAAAGCTTCGAAAGATGGAGAGGTAGCCGAGAGGACCGTAGACGGAGAGAGCGTGGGGTGTTGTGGCAGACTGGCTAATAAGTTTAAGAAGAGCTCGAATAG GGAACAAGTGCGGATCAACGTCGAAGACGAAGATGACCCAAAACCAACTTGTTGGCAAAAACTCTGTTGCAGCAGCTGCTCCCCTTGCTGCAAGAGAAATAAAGTACGAGACTGCTGTTCTTTGGGCAGGAAAAAGGACAGTTGGAGCGCCCGAGATGAAGACAA GCCAAAATGTTGTTCAAAAGAAGCCTGCAAAAGCTTCTTCTGGTCCGTATTTTGCTGCGGCTGTTGCCGGAGGAAAGAAGACCTGCCGTCTAGTGCTGCAATGCGGAAAGAGTCGATGGCCAGCAGTAAAAAGAAGAGTTTGACCCCTACGAGTGTACCTCCACCTGAGGATAAGACACCGAAGATCGATGCCAGTTTAGTGGAACATAATTCACATATGAAGGCCGCTATTCCAGTACTTCCAGTATGGCTAGCATGGTTTTGCTGCGTGATGAATTGTATTGGGCCTGGAACAG GTACAGTTTTCAGCGGAATGTTCTGCCTTTGCATCGGAAAACCGAGATTCTCTCAAAACGACGGCCCAAAGCCGAGAATCGGGGCCTTTATTATTGACCTCGTCATCGGGTTCAGTCAGTTTTTCACTGTCCTTTTCTGCCTGGTGGGCTGGGGTTGGTCCATATGGTGGGGAGTCATCATGGTCAAAATTGCAA gaaaacacaaaaaattgaaacatctgGAAAGGCTGGAAGAAGCTGCAGGGAAACCGCATTCATTAGCCGGGCAGAACAAACGAGACGCAGAAAGAGGGAGAACATGA